A window of the Lactuca sativa cultivar Salinas chromosome 7, Lsat_Salinas_v11, whole genome shotgun sequence genome harbors these coding sequences:
- the LOC111905444 gene encoding uncharacterized protein LOC111905444 isoform X2 — protein MASSGKFDLSSSSSPSRPLFTSGKRGSHTAPSMERSTSFRENIENPILSSLPSMSRSTVNVSQGEVTNFFQCLRFDLKSMAAEYKCNRFGDFKRLASAALCAPDDSPSGLLKGKFPSSSPENIKRLKVGLRESTIKARERVKIFSDVLSVMNKCFPSIPSRKRSRPDAFSVGKMGTTSGFEYEQQKVEERGKNVVPNKRTRTSMVDLRADVRPNTPARSSGSVDREREVLRLPNSNVLQGEERVIPVVADGWEKAKMKKKRTGMKADATLSASSVSAKPIDGIRDSRVHPRSLLDARSRLNDSHGFRPGAVNVREDFISGSSSSTPRLHATARGPRSGTGGIPKLPHGQRATVSNGMESQSQSQSPHGTSKNPSAMGPTNRKRTLSTPTQSSSPPVAQWAERRPQKISRTARRMNLVPVVSNDDVSTLGNSDATVGEKRRGFAKRFPKQFKSKVDHTLSESEESGAAEVSEEKGGSSVQKMSNLVLSTRKNKFMTGFASARSIGTAKQLKSGRVGVDKPESKIGRPPTRKLSGRKAYMRQKHSSITTPTDFLDDGNGELLAAANAVINPNPGFVSSSPFWSQMDRLFGFVYDADVAYIKQEGSIQSTVNTANSIDYCDTHSNGSFEPPKTETECSSESSEHVMSGTSLCQRLLAALISEEDDNDYTWHGNDVYESAFEPETDGSFLSSYRMDSPLRDTGFDDCYKGLLVSEPTVVTCSQYQYGNMSMDERLLMEIHSLGLYPSPVPDLVQTGDEDVSIDIRRLEEKHHQQVSRKKTLLNKLLKSTEEARVLHEKEFEQLSLEKLTRIAYHKYMNSWGPNAPGGKGVNGKMAKQLALECVKRTLDRCHEFETTGKSCFSEPLFMDMFLSGLSHFNDNTNTQQSPSLTNFDSYPPDTQNHSSDQGKEDDVWPIRSKKRELYLDDVAGTSISSGKGKRSDREREREGKGNGIRNGGPKIGRPTVSGNGERKSKAKIKQKTSQVSSVPIPVPIPIPIPKVEEKEKNECMLLLEDPLDLSHLQLPEFDVDVGQGQDIGSWLNIGDEVLQDDDFLGLEIPMDDLTDLNMMV, from the exons ATGGCATCATCTGGTAAATTTGATCTTTCATCTAGTAGTAGTCCAAGTAGACCATTATTTACTTCCGGGAAACGTGGGTCCCATACAGCTCCATCAATGGAGAGATCAACCAGTTTCCGTGAAAACATTGAAAATCCAATCCTATCTTCTCTTCCAAGCATGTCAAGAAGCACTGTAAATGTAAGTCAAGGGGAAGTGACTAATTTCTTCCAATGCTTGCGGTTTGACCTTAAGTCAATGGCTGCCGAATATAAATGCAATCGATTTGGGGATTTCAAAAGACTTGCAAGTGCTGCACTTTGTGCACCTGATGATTCCCCTTCTGGTTTGttaaaaggcaagtttccatCTTCATCACCTGAGAATATCAAAAGACTTAAAGTTGGTTTGCGTGAATCAACCATCAAAGCCAG GGAGAGAGTGAAGATTTTTAGTGATGTATTGTCAGTAATGAACAAGTGTTTTCCAAGTATACCCTCGAGGAAAAGATCTCGACCAGATGCTTTTTCTGTTGGCAAGATGGGTACCACCAGTGGTTTTGAGTATGAGCAACAGAAAGTTGAAGAGAGGGGCAAAAATGTCGTTCCCAATAAACGAACCAGAACTTCTATGGTGGATCTAAGG GCAGATGTGCGACCAAACACTCCTGCTAGATCATCTGGATCTGTAGATAGGGAAAGAGAAGTTCTAAGACTTCCCAATAGCAATGTCCTTCAGGGTGAGGAAAGAGTAATTCCAGTTGTAGCTGATGGATGGGAAAAAGCTAAAATGAAGAAGAAACGCACTGGAATGAAAGCTGATGCTACTCTAAGTGCAAGCTCAGTGTCAGCAAAACCTATTGATGGAATCAGGGATTCCAGAGTGCACCCAAGGAGTCTTCTTGATGCTAGGTCAAGGTTAAATGATTCTCATGGGTTCAG GCCAGGAGCTGTGAATGTGAGAGAAGACTTCATTTCTGGTAGTTCCTCTTCTACCCCTAGGTTGCATGCAACTGCAAGAGGTCCAAGATCAGGGACAGGTGGCATACCTAAACTGCCACATGGACAAAGGGCAACTGTTTCTAATGGCATGGAGTCACAGTCACAGTCACAGTCACCACATGGTACAAGTAAGAACCCTAGTGCCATGGGCCCCACCAATCGTAAACGTACTCTATCAACACCAACACAGTCATCATCGCCACCTGTCGCTCAGTGGGCTGAGCGGAGGCCTCAGAAGATCTCACGTACTGCAAGGAGAATGAATCTTGTCCCTGTTGTATCCAATGATGATGTGTCAACTTTGGGTAATAGTGATGCAACTGTTGGTGAAAAAAGACGAGGGTTTGCAAAAAGATTTCCTAAGCAGTTCAAGTCAAAGGTTGACCATACGTTATCAGAAAGCGAGGAGTCAGGGGCTGCTGAAGTAAGTGAAGAGAAAGGTGGATCGAGTGTTCAAAAGATGTCTAATTTAGTCCTTTCAACAAGAAAGAATAAGTTCATGACTGGTTTTGCTTCTGCAAGATCTATTGGAACAGCAAAACAACTTAAAAGTGGAAGAGTTGGTGTTGATAAGCCTGAAag TAAAATAGGCCGGCCTCCCACTAGGAAACTCTCAGGTCGGAAAGCTTATATGAGACAAAAGCATTCTTCCATTACTACCCCTACGGATTTTCTTG ATGATGGGAACGGAGAGCTTTTGGCTGCTGCAAATGCTGTTATCAATCCTAATCCTG GTTTTGTTTCATCCAGTCCTTTTTGGAGTCAGATGGATCGACTTTTTGGTTTTGTATATGATGCTGATGTGGCCTACATAAAGCAAGAG GGAAGTATACAATCTACTGTTAACACTGCAAATTCAATAGATTATTGTGATACACACTCGAATGGAAGCTTTGAACCTCCAAAAACTGAAACAGAATGCAGTAGTGAATCATCAGAACATGTAATGTCAGGAACTTCCCTCTGTCAGAGGCTTCTTGCTGCTCTAATTTCTGAAGAAGATGACAATGATTACACCTGGCATGGAAATGATGTTTATGAATCTGCATTTGAGCCTGAAACAGATGGAAGTTTTTTAAGCAGTTACAGGATGGATTCACCATTAAGAGATACAGGTTTTGATGATTGCTACAAGGGTCTACTAGTTTCAGAACCTACTGTTGTAACATGTTCTCAATATCAGTATGGAAACATGTCCATGGATGAAAGACTTCTCATGGAGATTCATAGTCTTGGACTCTATCCATCACCTGTG CCGGATTTAGTACAGACTGGAGATGAAGATGTCAGCATAGATATCCGCAGGCTGGAAGAAAAACATCACCAACAG GTTTCCAGAAAGAAAACTCTACTGAACAAGCTTTTAAAGTCTACTGAGGAAGCAAGGGTGTTACATGAGAA GGAATTCGAGCAACTCTCTCTTGAAAAGCTCACAAGAATCGCTTATCATAAGTACATG AATTCTTGGGGTCCAAATGCACCCGGGGGTAAAGGTGTCAATGGAAAAATGGCGAAGCAGCTTGCTTTAGAGTGTGTGAAACGGACATTAGACAGATGTCATGAATTTGAAACAACTGGAAAAAGCTGCTTCTCTGAGCCTTTATTTATGGACATGTTCCTATCTGGATTATCCCACTTTAATGATAACACAAATACACAACAAAGCCCTTCATTGACCAACTTTGACTCGTATCCACCAGATACACAAAACCATTCATCTGATCAAGGTAAAGAGGATGACGTCTGGCCAATCAGGAGTAAGAAGCGGGAATTATACCTTGATGACGTGGCGGGTACATCTATATCATCAGGAAAAGGAAAGAGGAGTGAtagggaaagggaaagggaagGGAAAGGGAATGGAATCAGAAATGGAGGTCCTAAAATCGGGCGACCCACGGTATCTGGGAACGGTGAAAGAAAGAGTAAAGCAAAGATAAAACAGAAAACAAGTCAGGTATCTTCAGTTCCGATTCCGGTTCcgattccgattccgattccgAAGGTGGAGGAGAAGGAAAAGAATGAGTGTATGTTATTGTTAGAGGATCCACTTGATTTGTCCCACCTTCAACTACCCGAGTTTGATGTGGATGTGGGACAAGGACAGGACATAGGTTCATGGTTGAACATTGGAGATGAGGTGTTACAAGATGATGACTTTTTGGGACTTGAGATTCCAATGGATGATTTAACAGATTTGAATATGATGGTTTGA
- the LOC111905444 gene encoding uncharacterized protein LOC111905444 isoform X1: MASSGKFDLSSSSSPSRPLFTSGKRGSHTAPSMERSTSFRENIENPILSSLPSMSRSTVNVSQGEVTNFFQCLRFDLKSMAAEYKCNRFGDFKRLASAALCAPDDSPSGLLKGKFPSSSPENIKRLKVGLRESTIKARERVKIFSDVLSVMNKCFPSIPSRKRSRPDAFSVGKMGTTSGFEYEQQKVEERGKNVVPNKRTRTSMVDLRADVRPNTPARSSGSVDREREVLRLPNSNVLQGEERVIPVVADGWEKAKMKKKRTGMKADATLSASSVSAKPIDGIRDSRVHPRSLLDARSRLNDSHGFRPGAVNVREDFISGSSSSTPRLHATARGPRSGTGGIPKLPHGQRATVSNGMESQSQSQSPHGTSKNPSAMGPTNRKRTLSTPTQSSSPPVAQWAERRPQKISRTARRMNLVPVVSNDDVSTLGNSDATVGEKRRGFAKRFPKQFKSKVDHTLSESEESGAAEVSEEKGGSSVQKMSNLVLSTRKNKFMTGFASARSIGTAKQLKSGRVGVDKPESKIGRPPTRKLSGRKAYMRQKHSSITTPTDFLVTSDDGNGELLAAANAVINPNPGFVSSSPFWSQMDRLFGFVYDADVAYIKQEGSIQSTVNTANSIDYCDTHSNGSFEPPKTETECSSESSEHVMSGTSLCQRLLAALISEEDDNDYTWHGNDVYESAFEPETDGSFLSSYRMDSPLRDTGFDDCYKGLLVSEPTVVTCSQYQYGNMSMDERLLMEIHSLGLYPSPVPDLVQTGDEDVSIDIRRLEEKHHQQVSRKKTLLNKLLKSTEEARVLHEKEFEQLSLEKLTRIAYHKYMNSWGPNAPGGKGVNGKMAKQLALECVKRTLDRCHEFETTGKSCFSEPLFMDMFLSGLSHFNDNTNTQQSPSLTNFDSYPPDTQNHSSDQGKEDDVWPIRSKKRELYLDDVAGTSISSGKGKRSDREREREGKGNGIRNGGPKIGRPTVSGNGERKSKAKIKQKTSQVSSVPIPVPIPIPIPKVEEKEKNECMLLLEDPLDLSHLQLPEFDVDVGQGQDIGSWLNIGDEVLQDDDFLGLEIPMDDLTDLNMMV, translated from the exons ATGGCATCATCTGGTAAATTTGATCTTTCATCTAGTAGTAGTCCAAGTAGACCATTATTTACTTCCGGGAAACGTGGGTCCCATACAGCTCCATCAATGGAGAGATCAACCAGTTTCCGTGAAAACATTGAAAATCCAATCCTATCTTCTCTTCCAAGCATGTCAAGAAGCACTGTAAATGTAAGTCAAGGGGAAGTGACTAATTTCTTCCAATGCTTGCGGTTTGACCTTAAGTCAATGGCTGCCGAATATAAATGCAATCGATTTGGGGATTTCAAAAGACTTGCAAGTGCTGCACTTTGTGCACCTGATGATTCCCCTTCTGGTTTGttaaaaggcaagtttccatCTTCATCACCTGAGAATATCAAAAGACTTAAAGTTGGTTTGCGTGAATCAACCATCAAAGCCAG GGAGAGAGTGAAGATTTTTAGTGATGTATTGTCAGTAATGAACAAGTGTTTTCCAAGTATACCCTCGAGGAAAAGATCTCGACCAGATGCTTTTTCTGTTGGCAAGATGGGTACCACCAGTGGTTTTGAGTATGAGCAACAGAAAGTTGAAGAGAGGGGCAAAAATGTCGTTCCCAATAAACGAACCAGAACTTCTATGGTGGATCTAAGG GCAGATGTGCGACCAAACACTCCTGCTAGATCATCTGGATCTGTAGATAGGGAAAGAGAAGTTCTAAGACTTCCCAATAGCAATGTCCTTCAGGGTGAGGAAAGAGTAATTCCAGTTGTAGCTGATGGATGGGAAAAAGCTAAAATGAAGAAGAAACGCACTGGAATGAAAGCTGATGCTACTCTAAGTGCAAGCTCAGTGTCAGCAAAACCTATTGATGGAATCAGGGATTCCAGAGTGCACCCAAGGAGTCTTCTTGATGCTAGGTCAAGGTTAAATGATTCTCATGGGTTCAG GCCAGGAGCTGTGAATGTGAGAGAAGACTTCATTTCTGGTAGTTCCTCTTCTACCCCTAGGTTGCATGCAACTGCAAGAGGTCCAAGATCAGGGACAGGTGGCATACCTAAACTGCCACATGGACAAAGGGCAACTGTTTCTAATGGCATGGAGTCACAGTCACAGTCACAGTCACCACATGGTACAAGTAAGAACCCTAGTGCCATGGGCCCCACCAATCGTAAACGTACTCTATCAACACCAACACAGTCATCATCGCCACCTGTCGCTCAGTGGGCTGAGCGGAGGCCTCAGAAGATCTCACGTACTGCAAGGAGAATGAATCTTGTCCCTGTTGTATCCAATGATGATGTGTCAACTTTGGGTAATAGTGATGCAACTGTTGGTGAAAAAAGACGAGGGTTTGCAAAAAGATTTCCTAAGCAGTTCAAGTCAAAGGTTGACCATACGTTATCAGAAAGCGAGGAGTCAGGGGCTGCTGAAGTAAGTGAAGAGAAAGGTGGATCGAGTGTTCAAAAGATGTCTAATTTAGTCCTTTCAACAAGAAAGAATAAGTTCATGACTGGTTTTGCTTCTGCAAGATCTATTGGAACAGCAAAACAACTTAAAAGTGGAAGAGTTGGTGTTGATAAGCCTGAAag TAAAATAGGCCGGCCTCCCACTAGGAAACTCTCAGGTCGGAAAGCTTATATGAGACAAAAGCATTCTTCCATTACTACCCCTACGGATTTTCTTG TTACTTCAGATGATGGGAACGGAGAGCTTTTGGCTGCTGCAAATGCTGTTATCAATCCTAATCCTG GTTTTGTTTCATCCAGTCCTTTTTGGAGTCAGATGGATCGACTTTTTGGTTTTGTATATGATGCTGATGTGGCCTACATAAAGCAAGAG GGAAGTATACAATCTACTGTTAACACTGCAAATTCAATAGATTATTGTGATACACACTCGAATGGAAGCTTTGAACCTCCAAAAACTGAAACAGAATGCAGTAGTGAATCATCAGAACATGTAATGTCAGGAACTTCCCTCTGTCAGAGGCTTCTTGCTGCTCTAATTTCTGAAGAAGATGACAATGATTACACCTGGCATGGAAATGATGTTTATGAATCTGCATTTGAGCCTGAAACAGATGGAAGTTTTTTAAGCAGTTACAGGATGGATTCACCATTAAGAGATACAGGTTTTGATGATTGCTACAAGGGTCTACTAGTTTCAGAACCTACTGTTGTAACATGTTCTCAATATCAGTATGGAAACATGTCCATGGATGAAAGACTTCTCATGGAGATTCATAGTCTTGGACTCTATCCATCACCTGTG CCGGATTTAGTACAGACTGGAGATGAAGATGTCAGCATAGATATCCGCAGGCTGGAAGAAAAACATCACCAACAG GTTTCCAGAAAGAAAACTCTACTGAACAAGCTTTTAAAGTCTACTGAGGAAGCAAGGGTGTTACATGAGAA GGAATTCGAGCAACTCTCTCTTGAAAAGCTCACAAGAATCGCTTATCATAAGTACATG AATTCTTGGGGTCCAAATGCACCCGGGGGTAAAGGTGTCAATGGAAAAATGGCGAAGCAGCTTGCTTTAGAGTGTGTGAAACGGACATTAGACAGATGTCATGAATTTGAAACAACTGGAAAAAGCTGCTTCTCTGAGCCTTTATTTATGGACATGTTCCTATCTGGATTATCCCACTTTAATGATAACACAAATACACAACAAAGCCCTTCATTGACCAACTTTGACTCGTATCCACCAGATACACAAAACCATTCATCTGATCAAGGTAAAGAGGATGACGTCTGGCCAATCAGGAGTAAGAAGCGGGAATTATACCTTGATGACGTGGCGGGTACATCTATATCATCAGGAAAAGGAAAGAGGAGTGAtagggaaagggaaagggaagGGAAAGGGAATGGAATCAGAAATGGAGGTCCTAAAATCGGGCGACCCACGGTATCTGGGAACGGTGAAAGAAAGAGTAAAGCAAAGATAAAACAGAAAACAAGTCAGGTATCTTCAGTTCCGATTCCGGTTCcgattccgattccgattccgAAGGTGGAGGAGAAGGAAAAGAATGAGTGTATGTTATTGTTAGAGGATCCACTTGATTTGTCCCACCTTCAACTACCCGAGTTTGATGTGGATGTGGGACAAGGACAGGACATAGGTTCATGGTTGAACATTGGAGATGAGGTGTTACAAGATGATGACTTTTTGGGACTTGAGATTCCAATGGATGATTTAACAGATTTGAATATGATGGTTTGA